The Blastomonas fulva genome contains a region encoding:
- a CDS encoding molybdopterin molybdotransferase MoeA — protein sequence MAGGLIALAEAQKRLLALATTKPANSVGLLEANGHILAEPLVAWRSQPAADLSAMDGYAVRAVDLPGPWTVIGESAAGRPFDGAMGAGEAIRISTGAIVPADADAVVVQEDTGIDGATLTLTGDGPARPGAHIRRAGHDFAEGALLAAAGTRVDARLIALAAMAGHGTLSVHAPVRVTILSTGDELVAPGTPLPSPAHIPASNGIMLSAMLQGLPVDITMPPLLPDRLDIIAAALADHRDADIIVTTGGASVGDHDLIQPALLQSGGTLDFWRIAMRPGKPVMVGRMGDAIVLGLPGNPVSCYVTALLLLLPLVRTFAGYQYVLPDISQARAGTTFPANGTRQDFMRAQIDGGRLFPVSSQDSGALSSLHAADALVVRAAHQPEAAPGDLLDYIALRSGA from the coding sequence ATGGCGGGCGGCCTGATCGCGCTGGCCGAGGCACAGAAGCGGCTGCTCGCGCTCGCCACCACAAAGCCTGCCAACTCGGTCGGATTGCTCGAGGCGAACGGCCATATCCTCGCCGAACCACTGGTTGCCTGGCGCAGCCAGCCGGCAGCCGACCTGTCCGCGATGGATGGCTATGCCGTGCGCGCCGTCGACCTGCCCGGCCCATGGACGGTCATCGGCGAAAGCGCCGCCGGGCGGCCTTTCGATGGCGCGATGGGCGCAGGCGAAGCGATACGCATCTCCACCGGCGCGATCGTCCCTGCCGATGCCGATGCGGTGGTGGTGCAGGAAGACACTGGCATCGATGGCGCCACGCTGACCCTGACCGGCGACGGACCCGCGCGACCCGGTGCACACATTCGCCGCGCGGGGCATGATTTTGCCGAAGGTGCGCTGCTCGCTGCGGCGGGCACGCGGGTCGACGCTCGGCTGATCGCGCTGGCGGCGATGGCAGGGCACGGCACGCTCAGCGTTCACGCGCCCGTGCGCGTGACGATCCTGAGCACCGGCGACGAGCTGGTCGCGCCCGGCACTCCGCTGCCCAGCCCCGCGCACATCCCGGCCAGCAACGGCATCATGCTCTCGGCCATGCTGCAGGGGCTTCCGGTGGACATCACCATGCCGCCGCTGCTGCCCGACCGGCTCGATATCATCGCAGCGGCGCTCGCCGACCACCGCGACGCCGATATCATCGTCACCACCGGCGGCGCCTCGGTAGGCGACCACGACCTCATCCAGCCCGCACTGCTCCAGAGCGGCGGAACGCTCGATTTCTGGCGGATCGCGATGCGCCCGGGCAAGCCGGTGATGGTCGGGAGGATGGGCGATGCCATCGTGCTGGGCCTGCCGGGCAATCCGGTGTCGTGCTATGTCACCGCGCTGCTGCTGCTGCTTCCGCTGGTCAGGACCTTCGCCGGATATCAGTACGTTCTGCCTGATATCTCGCAAGCCAGGGCCGGCACCACCTTCCCCGCAAACGGCACCCGCCAGGACTTCATGCGCGCGCAGATCGATGGCGGGCGGCTGTTCCCGGTATCGAGCCAGGACAGCGGCGCGCTGTCCTCCTTGCATGCCGCCGATGCGCTGGTCGTTCGCGCCGCGCACCAGCCTGAAGCCGCGCCCGGCGACCTTCTCGACTATATTGCGCTTCGCTCCGGGGCGTAA
- the moaC gene encoding cyclic pyranopterin monophosphate synthase MoaC, translated as MADLTHLDASGAAHMVDVSAKADTVREAVAEGIISMAPEVIAAIRAGDIKKGDVLGTARIAGIMAAKQTSSLIPLCHPLPISSVSVEFEYTGAGVRVETRVRTSGKTGVEMEALTAASIALLTIYDMAKALDKGMVIGPVRLLAKSGGKSGDWIAP; from the coding sequence ATGGCCGACCTCACCCATCTCGACGCCAGCGGAGCGGCGCACATGGTGGACGTCTCCGCCAAGGCCGACACCGTGCGCGAGGCGGTGGCCGAAGGCATCATCAGCATGGCGCCCGAGGTGATCGCCGCGATCCGCGCGGGCGACATCAAGAAGGGCGACGTGCTGGGCACCGCGCGCATCGCTGGCATCATGGCGGCCAAGCAGACCAGCAGCCTGATTCCGCTGTGCCACCCGCTGCCGATCAGCAGCGTGTCGGTAGAGTTCGAATATACGGGCGCCGGCGTCCGCGTGGAAACCCGCGTGCGCACTTCGGGCAAGACCGGGGTGGAGATGGAGGCGTTGACTGCCGCCAGCATCGCGCTGCTCACCATCTACGACATGGCCAAGGCGCTGGACAAGGGCATGGTTATCGGCCCCGTCCGTCTGCTCGCCAAGAGCGGCGGCAAATCGGGCGACTGGATCGCGCCCTGA
- the trpC gene encoding indole-3-glycerol phosphate synthase TrpC: MNKLEEICSVKGIEVERRKGLASLAEMERRAADATAPRGFARALVEMSQDGFGLIAEIKRASPSKGLIRADFDPAAHAAAYQAGGAACLSVLTDVPYFEGHDDFLLAARAACDLPCLRKDFMVDVWQVAESRALGADAVLIIVAALDDATMADIETAALDLGMDVLVEVHDENELERALRLRSPLIGVNNRDLRSFETDIANTERLVKLIPEGYIPVSESGIYTHEDCVRLSQHGVRSFLVGESLMRQDDITHATRLLLTGSAD; the protein is encoded by the coding sequence ATGAACAAGCTGGAAGAAATCTGCTCGGTCAAGGGAATCGAGGTCGAACGCCGCAAGGGCCTTGCCTCGCTGGCCGAGATGGAGCGCCGCGCGGCCGACGCGACAGCGCCGCGTGGCTTTGCCAGGGCGCTGGTGGAAATGTCGCAAGACGGTTTCGGCCTGATCGCCGAGATCAAGCGTGCCAGCCCATCCAAGGGCCTGATCCGCGCCGATTTCGACCCGGCAGCGCATGCCGCGGCCTATCAGGCGGGCGGCGCTGCCTGCCTGTCGGTGCTCACCGATGTGCCGTATTTCGAAGGGCATGACGATTTCCTGCTCGCCGCGCGTGCCGCCTGCGACCTGCCCTGCCTGCGCAAGGACTTCATGGTCGATGTCTGGCAGGTCGCCGAAAGCCGCGCGCTGGGCGCTGATGCGGTGCTGATCATCGTTGCCGCATTGGACGACGCGACGATGGCGGATATCGAGACCGCCGCGCTCGACCTTGGCATGGACGTGCTGGTCGAGGTGCACGACGAGAACGAGCTGGAACGCGCCCTCAGGCTACGCTCGCCGCTCATCGGGGTCAACAACCGCGACCTGCGCAGCTTCGAGACCGATATCGCCAACACCGAGCGGCTGGTGAAGCTGATCCCCGAAGGTTACATCCCCGTATCGGAAAGCGGCATCTACACGCACGAGGATTGCGTGCGGCTGAGCCAACATGGCGTGCGCAGCTTTCTGGTCGGGGAATCGCTGATGCGGCAGGACGATATCACCCACGCAACGCGGCTGCTGCTCACCGGATCGGCGGACTGA
- the trpD gene encoding anthranilate phosphoribosyltransferase, whose amino-acid sequence MTRLPDTIHPLSRDAAAEAFTAILDGTVDDEAIAQFLIALSERGETAIEIAAAAQALRDRMIPIAAPAGAVDVCGTGGDGHHSLNVSTAVSLVVAACDVPVAKHGNRAASSKAGAADTLEALGMDMTAAGATAEQSLAEIGICFLFAVNHHPAMRRIQPIRQKIGKRTIFNLMGPLANPARVRRQLIGIARPGYVHVYAEALEMLGTEHSLIVSGDEGLDELSLAGGNEVADIGADGVIMKRWQASDAELPVHPIEAIRGGDAAFNAAALRRLLQGESGAYRDAVLFNAAAALLIAGEVDTLADGAEEAAEAIDKGLANALLDCWIDFTKAAA is encoded by the coding sequence ATGACCCGCCTGCCCGACACCATCCATCCGCTGAGCCGCGACGCCGCTGCCGAGGCCTTCACCGCGATCCTCGACGGGACGGTCGATGACGAGGCGATCGCGCAGTTTCTGATCGCATTGTCCGAGCGCGGCGAGACCGCGATCGAGATCGCCGCCGCCGCGCAGGCACTGCGCGACCGGATGATCCCCATCGCCGCGCCTGCAGGTGCGGTCGACGTGTGCGGCACCGGCGGCGATGGCCACCACAGCCTCAACGTCTCGACCGCCGTCTCGCTGGTCGTCGCCGCCTGCGACGTGCCCGTCGCCAAGCACGGCAATCGCGCCGCCTCGTCCAAGGCGGGCGCCGCCGATACGCTCGAGGCTTTGGGGATGGACATGACAGCCGCAGGAGCAACGGCTGAGCAATCGTTGGCCGAGATCGGCATCTGCTTCCTGTTCGCGGTCAACCACCACCCCGCAATGCGGCGCATCCAGCCGATCCGACAGAAGATCGGCAAGCGCACGATCTTCAACCTGATGGGACCGCTCGCCAACCCGGCGCGGGTCAGGCGCCAGCTGATCGGCATCGCGCGCCCCGGTTATGTGCACGTCTATGCCGAAGCGCTCGAGATGCTGGGCACCGAACATTCGCTGATCGTATCGGGCGACGAAGGGCTCGACGAGCTGTCGCTGGCTGGCGGCAACGAGGTCGCCGATATCGGCGCGGACGGCGTGATCATGAAGCGCTGGCAGGCGAGCGACGCCGAACTGCCGGTGCACCCGATCGAAGCAATCCGCGGCGGCGATGCGGCGTTCAACGCTGCGGCGCTGCGCCGCCTGCTGCAGGGCGAAAGCGGAGCCTACCGCGATGCGGTGCTGTTCAACGCAGCCGCCGCGCTGCTGATCGCGGGCGAGGTCGACACGCTGGCCGACGGCGCCGAAGAGGCGGCTGAAGCGATCGACAAGGGGCTGGCCAACGCCCTGCTCGACTGCTGGATTGATTTTACGAAAGCCGCGGCATGA
- a CDS encoding anthranilate synthase component II — translation MILVIDNYDSFTYNLVHYLMELGADVRVERNDALTAREAIATNAQAFLISPGPCTPNEAGISLDLVAACADAGKPLLGVCLGHQAIGQHFGGEVIRGGLMHGKTSPVVHDDSGMFKGLPSPFQATRYHSLVVPEASLPPELHVNARVAVTDGSTPHVMGFAHATLPIHGVQFHPESIATQFGHRMLANFMTIAGLDVRPMRAELLA, via the coding sequence ATGATCCTTGTCATCGATAACTACGACAGCTTCACCTACAACCTGGTCCATTACCTGATGGAGCTGGGTGCCGACGTGCGCGTCGAGCGCAACGATGCGCTTACTGCGCGCGAGGCGATTGCGACCAACGCGCAGGCGTTCCTGATCTCGCCCGGCCCCTGCACCCCCAACGAGGCGGGGATCTCGCTCGATCTGGTCGCGGCGTGTGCAGATGCCGGAAAGCCGCTGCTCGGTGTGTGCCTGGGCCACCAGGCGATCGGCCAGCATTTCGGCGGTGAGGTGATCCGCGGCGGGCTGATGCACGGCAAGACCTCGCCGGTGGTGCACGATGACAGCGGGATGTTCAAAGGCCTGCCCTCGCCCTTCCAGGCGACGCGCTATCACTCCTTGGTGGTGCCCGAAGCCAGCCTGCCACCCGAGCTGCACGTCAATGCGCGGGTCGCGGTGACCGATGGCTCGACACCGCATGTCATGGGCTTTGCCCACGCGACCCTTCCGATCCATGGCGTCCAGTTCCACCCGGAGAGCATCGCGACGCAGTTCGGCCACCGGATGCTCGCCAATTTCATGACGATCGCCGGGCTGGATGTCCGCCCGATGCGCGCGGAGCTGCTCGCATGA
- a CDS encoding anthranilate synthase component I family protein translates to MAGTASHNVEPATQALASGRSALIWRRRIADTETPVSAALKLIEPERGDFLLESVEGGETRARHSFVGIAPDLVFRASGESAEINPAWATDRTAFAPCAEGSLQALRTLAGRCRMDVPPELPRALAFLVGYFGYETIGLVETLPRAPQSALALPDMLFVRPTVLLIFDRLKDELFLIAPVWAEGDVDPARLIAAAEDRLDAAERALQAALPAPSRDPAADPQALVPSPVLAPGAYGEMVLKAKDYIEAGDVFQVVLAQRFTAPFTLPPIELYRALRRVNPSPFLYFLDLPGLALIGSSPEILVRVRDGEVTIRPIAGTRPRGKTPAEDIENRTSLLADPKELAEHQMLLDLGRNDVGRVAKAGTVRVTDSFTVEQYSHVMHIVSNVVGELVDNRDAIDALFAGFPAGTVSGAPKVRACEIIASLEPETRGAYAGGVGYFAPDGSVDSCIVLRTAIVRDGTMHVQAGAGIVADSVPEYEQRECEAKAGALFAAAREALRLASEAGYGQ, encoded by the coding sequence ATGGCTGGCACGGCAAGCCACAATGTCGAACCCGCCACGCAGGCGCTGGCCTCTGGCCGATCGGCGCTGATCTGGCGGCGGCGCATCGCCGATACCGAAACCCCGGTGTCGGCAGCGCTCAAGCTGATCGAGCCCGAACGCGGCGATTTCCTGCTCGAATCGGTCGAGGGCGGAGAGACGCGCGCAAGGCACAGCTTTGTCGGCATCGCCCCCGATCTGGTGTTCCGCGCCTCGGGCGAAAGCGCCGAGATCAACCCCGCCTGGGCCACCGACCGGACCGCGTTCGCGCCCTGCGCTGAAGGATCTCTGCAGGCGCTGCGCACGCTGGCCGGACGATGCCGGATGGACGTGCCTCCCGAGCTGCCGCGCGCGCTGGCGTTTCTGGTGGGCTATTTCGGCTATGAAACTATCGGGCTGGTCGAGACATTGCCGCGCGCGCCGCAGTCCGCGCTTGCGCTGCCCGACATGCTGTTCGTGCGCCCCACGGTGCTGCTGATCTTCGATCGGCTGAAGGACGAACTGTTCCTGATCGCACCGGTCTGGGCCGAAGGCGATGTCGATCCCGCACGCCTGATCGCGGCCGCCGAAGACCGGCTCGATGCTGCCGAGCGCGCGCTGCAGGCGGCGCTGCCTGCGCCCTCGCGCGACCCCGCAGCTGACCCGCAGGCGCTTGTCCCCTCCCCGGTGCTGGCACCGGGTGCCTATGGCGAGATGGTGCTCAAGGCCAAGGATTACATCGAGGCGGGCGATGTGTTCCAGGTGGTGCTCGCGCAGCGCTTTACAGCGCCGTTCACGCTTCCGCCGATCGAGCTCTACCGCGCGCTGCGCCGGGTGAACCCCTCGCCCTTCCTCTATTTCCTCGACCTTCCCGGGCTCGCACTGATCGGGTCGAGCCCCGAAATCCTGGTCCGGGTGCGCGATGGCGAGGTCACCATCCGTCCGATCGCCGGTACCCGCCCGCGCGGCAAGACGCCTGCCGAAGACATCGAGAACCGCACCAGCCTGCTCGCCGACCCCAAGGAGCTCGCCGAGCACCAGATGCTGCTCGATCTCGGGCGCAACGATGTGGGGCGGGTCGCCAAAGCGGGCACGGTGCGGGTCACCGACAGCTTCACGGTCGAGCAGTACAGCCATGTGATGCACATCGTCAGCAACGTGGTAGGCGAACTCGTGGACAACCGCGATGCCATCGATGCGCTGTTCGCAGGGTTCCCGGCAGGCACGGTCAGCGGCGCGCCCAAGGTGCGCGCGTGCGAGATCATTGCCTCATTGGAGCCCGAGACGCGCGGCGCATATGCGGGCGGCGTCGGCTATTTCGCCCCCGATGGCTCGGTCGACAGCTGCATTGTCCTGCGCACCGCGATTGTCCGCGATGGCACGATGCATGTCCAGGCGGGCGCAGGCATCGTCGCCGACAGCGTTCCCGAATATGAACAGCGCGAATGCGAAGCCAAGGCCGGCGCCCTGTTCGCCGCCGCGCGCGAAGCCCTGCGGCTAGCCAGCGAAGCAGGATACGGCCAATGA
- a CDS encoding peptidylprolyl isomerase: MISFFRSFFQSKIGLAISFIFLALIAVAFAASDVTGGATFGGVSSESVAEIDGDGIGTAEFSSTVSNAFNQFRQQNPQLDMAAFEAQGGIDSILEQMVGSYAASAFGQSIGLGASKRLVDSEIAGIQAFKGADGRFDETLFRNALAQQGLTEARVRLDIERGLLSDQLMIPATFGSKMASQMALPYAGLILEGREGNIAFVPSAAFAPKTAPSEAQLQSFFSRNGARYRIPERRVLRYATFITDRFRDQVKVTDAEIAALYKTRSAEFAATEKRDLEQLIVPTEAAAKAIAAKINGGASMAAAAKDAGLAPVDLGLRSKEELTRDASPAVANAVFAAASGKVATPAKSALGWHVVRIDSISAIAGRSLAQVRATLENEIAQEKLRQTVADFTANLEDRIADGASLADIAKDEKLTLEVSPELLANGQSPSRPDFAPIGAYQAMLPVAFGLEEDAGPQLVEVQQGKEFAIFEVQDIKRAAPPPLASIRERVARDWALAQGLSSAKKLADSIAKSSRTSADLAKAVTGAKVPLPGIEQIATNRQTIMQQQGRVPPPVALLFSMAEGTTKVLEGPNRTGWFIVHLSKINRGDASKVPELLQATRTQLGQVVADEYGQQLMAAMKATTNVKRNPAAIKRVKDQLTGRTREN, translated from the coding sequence ATGATCAGCTTCTTCCGTTCCTTCTTCCAGTCCAAGATCGGCCTGGCGATCAGCTTCATCTTTCTGGCGCTGATCGCGGTGGCGTTTGCCGCGTCCGATGTCACCGGCGGGGCGACCTTTGGCGGGGTCAGCAGCGAAAGCGTTGCAGAGATCGACGGCGACGGCATCGGCACGGCGGAGTTCTCCTCCACCGTGAGCAACGCCTTCAACCAGTTCCGCCAGCAGAACCCCCAGCTCGACATGGCGGCGTTCGAGGCGCAGGGCGGCATCGACAGCATCCTGGAACAGATGGTCGGCAGCTATGCCGCATCGGCATTCGGCCAGAGCATCGGGCTGGGCGCCAGCAAGCGACTGGTGGATAGCGAAATCGCCGGAATCCAGGCATTCAAGGGCGCAGATGGCCGCTTCGACGAGACGCTGTTCCGCAACGCGCTGGCCCAGCAGGGGCTGACCGAGGCACGGGTTCGCCTCGATATCGAACGCGGCTTGCTGAGCGATCAGCTGATGATCCCCGCGACCTTCGGCTCCAAAATGGCGTCGCAGATGGCGCTGCCTTATGCCGGACTGATCCTGGAGGGCCGTGAAGGCAACATCGCCTTTGTCCCGTCTGCCGCCTTCGCGCCCAAGACGGCGCCCAGCGAAGCGCAGTTGCAGAGCTTCTTCTCGCGCAATGGCGCGCGCTACCGCATTCCAGAGCGCCGCGTGCTGCGCTATGCCACCTTCATCACCGATCGTTTCCGCGACCAGGTGAAGGTCACCGATGCGGAAATCGCCGCGCTTTACAAGACGCGCTCGGCAGAATTCGCCGCGACCGAAAAGCGCGACCTTGAACAGCTGATCGTCCCCACCGAGGCTGCCGCCAAGGCGATTGCCGCCAAGATCAACGGTGGCGCCAGCATGGCGGCTGCTGCCAAGGATGCGGGCCTTGCGCCGGTCGACCTTGGCCTGCGATCGAAGGAAGAGCTGACCCGCGATGCATCGCCTGCGGTCGCCAATGCCGTGTTCGCCGCCGCATCGGGCAAGGTCGCGACGCCTGCCAAATCGGCGCTGGGCTGGCACGTGGTCCGCATCGACAGCATCTCGGCGATTGCCGGACGCAGCCTGGCACAGGTCCGCGCCACGCTGGAAAACGAGATTGCGCAGGAGAAACTGCGCCAGACGGTTGCGGATTTCACCGCCAATCTGGAAGACCGGATCGCCGATGGCGCCTCGCTTGCGGACATCGCCAAGGACGAGAAGCTTACCCTGGAAGTGAGCCCCGAGCTGCTTGCCAACGGCCAGTCGCCCAGCCGCCCGGACTTTGCCCCGATCGGCGCCTATCAGGCGATGCTGCCGGTGGCGTTCGGACTTGAAGAGGATGCCGGCCCCCAGCTTGTCGAGGTCCAGCAGGGCAAGGAATTCGCGATCTTCGAGGTGCAGGACATCAAGCGCGCCGCGCCGCCGCCGCTGGCCAGCATCCGCGAGCGCGTCGCACGCGACTGGGCCCTTGCGCAGGGCCTTTCGTCGGCCAAGAAACTCGCCGACAGCATCGCCAAGTCGTCGCGCACCAGCGCCGATCTTGCAAAGGCGGTGACCGGCGCGAAGGTGCCGTTGCCCGGGATCGAGCAGATTGCCACAAACCGCCAGACGATCATGCAGCAGCAGGGCCGCGTGCCGCCGCCGGTGGCCCTGCTGTTCAGCATGGCTGAAGGCACCACCAAGGTGCTCGAGGGACCCAACCGCACTGGATGGTTCATCGTGCATCTGAGCAAGATCAACCGTGGCGATGCCAGCAAGGTGCCTGAGCTGCTGCAGGCCACCCGCACCCAGCTGGGTCAGGTCGTCGCCGACGAATATGGCCAGCAGCTGATGGCCGCGATGAAGGCCACGACCAATGTGAAGCGCAATCCGGCGGCGATCAAGCGCGTCAAGGATCAGCTCACCGGCCGCACCCGAGAGAATTGA
- the tpiA gene encoding triose-phosphate isomerase, translating into MNGTQADIAILKAIADAAGSDSAVDVGICPPSTLIAAFAQAAGGIGIGAQDCHAKASGAHTGCLSATMIKEAGASFSIVGHSERRADQGESDADVAAKAGALHEAGMGAILCVGETLEERDSGNAIAIVTGQLAASLPASTSGDWLSVAYEPVWAIGTGRVPVADDIAAMHAALRATLTDRLGAAGAGVRILYGGSVNPGNAVEILAIPDVGGALVGGASLKAETFLPIIQAAPR; encoded by the coding sequence ATGAACGGCACGCAGGCCGATATCGCGATTTTGAAGGCGATTGCCGACGCGGCTGGCAGCGATAGCGCGGTCGATGTCGGCATCTGCCCGCCTTCAACGCTGATCGCGGCGTTTGCGCAAGCTGCTGGTGGCATCGGCATCGGCGCGCAGGATTGCCACGCCAAGGCGTCGGGGGCGCACACCGGGTGCCTGTCGGCAACGATGATCAAGGAGGCGGGCGCGAGCTTTTCGATCGTCGGCCATTCCGAGCGCCGCGCCGACCAGGGCGAGAGCGATGCCGATGTCGCTGCCAAGGCGGGCGCCCTGCATGAGGCGGGCATGGGGGCGATCCTGTGTGTCGGCGAGACGCTGGAGGAACGCGATTCCGGCAATGCGATCGCCATCGTCACCGGCCAGCTGGCGGCATCCTTGCCTGCATCGACCTCGGGCGATTGGCTTTCGGTCGCCTATGAGCCGGTCTGGGCGATCGGCACGGGCCGGGTCCCGGTGGCGGACGATATCGCCGCGATGCACGCCGCGCTGCGTGCGACGTTGACCGACAGGCTGGGCGCTGCGGGCGCAGGCGTCCGCATCCTGTATGGCGGATCGGTCAACCCTGGCAATGCAGTAGAAATTCTGGCGATCCCCGATGTCGGCGGTGCGCTGGTCGGCGGGGCCAGCCTCAAGGCGGAGACCTTCCTGCCGATCATCCAGGCTGCCCCGCGCTGA
- the secG gene encoding preprotein translocase subunit SecG encodes MSSIFLFITIVQTLIAAAMVGVILMQRSEGGALGVGGSPNGLMSARGAGDLLTRMTAILATLFVVLSIVLAVMAANMHSTGDIDTSLQRGAAAPLADPLAAPGPVTPGQAAPGMPASSDPLSAAGAQNSAPAEAAPAAPAPAQTAPAPAGEAPAN; translated from the coding sequence ATGTCGTCGATTTTCCTGTTCATCACCATCGTGCAGACGCTCATTGCGGCCGCGATGGTGGGTGTCATCCTGATGCAGCGTTCCGAAGGCGGCGCGCTGGGCGTGGGCGGAAGTCCCAACGGCCTGATGTCTGCGCGCGGCGCGGGCGATCTGCTTACCCGGATGACCGCGATCCTTGCGACCTTGTTCGTGGTGCTCAGCATCGTGCTCGCGGTGATGGCGGCCAACATGCACTCGACCGGCGATATCGACACTTCGCTGCAGCGCGGCGCAGCGGCACCTTTGGCCGATCCGCTGGCAGCGCCCGGCCCGGTCACCCCCGGCCAGGCAGCCCCCGGAATGCCGGCCAGCAGCGACCCGCTGTCGGCCGCAGGCGCGCAGAATTCCGCGCCCGCCGAGGCCGCTCCTGCAGCCCCTGCGCCGGCCCAGACCGCTCCTGCCCCTGCAGGCGAGGCCCCCGCCAACTGA
- a CDS encoding CTP synthase, with product MARFIFITGGVVSSLGKGLMAASLGALLQARGYRVRIRKFDPYLNVDPGTMSPYQHGEVYVTDDGAETDLDLGHYERFTGVSARQSDNVTSGRIYQTIIQRERRGDYLGATVQVIPHVTDAIKEFAQAETEDLDFVLCEIGGTVGDIESLPFIEAIRQLRNDIGRENSIFVHVTLVPYIAAAGELKTKPTQHSVRELTSLGIQPDILLCRCEKPLPDSDRAKIALFCNVRKEAVIPALDAKSIYAVPTQYHAEGLDDEVLRAFGIHDAPEPDLSRWTDIMERHEHPEGEVTIGVVGKYVGLQDAYKSLHEALVHGGLANRVKVHVKWLDAELFEKLPDDELAAVLEPMHGILVPGGFGERGSEGKISSVRFARERDVPFFGICLGMQMACIEAARNTSGIAAASTTEFGSTDEPIVGLITEWMGESGLQKRSAEGDLGGTMRLGAFPARLSGNSRVRGIYGSDMISERHRHRYEVNTAYHDRLEKGGLVFSGMSPDGVLPEIVERPDHSWFVGVQYHPELKSKPFDPHPLFASFIEAAVAQSRLV from the coding sequence ATGGCGCGTTTCATTTTCATCACCGGCGGCGTGGTTTCATCGCTTGGCAAGGGCCTCATGGCCGCCAGCCTTGGCGCTCTCCTCCAGGCACGCGGATACCGCGTGCGCATCCGCAAGTTCGATCCGTATCTCAACGTCGATCCGGGCACGATGTCGCCGTATCAGCACGGCGAGGTTTACGTCACCGATGACGGCGCGGAGACTGATCTCGACCTTGGCCATTACGAGCGCTTCACCGGCGTTTCGGCGCGCCAGTCGGACAACGTCACCTCGGGACGGATCTACCAGACGATCATCCAGCGCGAGCGCCGCGGCGACTATCTGGGTGCCACCGTGCAGGTCATCCCGCACGTCACCGATGCGATCAAGGAGTTCGCGCAGGCCGAAACCGAGGATCTCGATTTCGTATTGTGCGAGATCGGCGGCACCGTCGGCGATATCGAAAGCCTGCCCTTCATCGAGGCGATCCGCCAGCTGCGCAACGACATTGGCCGCGAGAACAGCATCTTCGTTCACGTGACGCTGGTGCCGTATATCGCGGCTGCGGGCGAGTTGAAGACCAAGCCGACCCAGCACAGCGTGCGCGAACTGACCTCGCTGGGCATCCAGCCCGATATCCTGCTGTGCCGCTGCGAAAAGCCGCTACCCGATTCGGACCGCGCCAAGATCGCCTTGTTCTGCAACGTCCGCAAGGAAGCGGTGATCCCCGCGCTGGACGCCAAGAGCATCTATGCGGTGCCCACCCAGTATCACGCCGAGGGCCTCGACGACGAGGTGCTACGTGCATTCGGCATCCATGACGCACCCGAGCCCGATCTGTCGCGCTGGACCGACATCATGGAACGCCACGAGCATCCCGAAGGCGAGGTGACGATCGGCGTGGTCGGCAAATATGTCGGCCTGCAGGATGCGTACAAGTCGCTGCACGAGGCGCTGGTCCATGGCGGCCTTGCCAACCGGGTGAAGGTCCACGTCAAATGGCTCGATGCCGAGCTGTTCGAAAAGCTGCCCGATGACGAACTCGCAGCCGTCCTCGAGCCGATGCACGGCATCCTGGTGCCCGGCGGCTTTGGCGAGCGCGGCAGCGAAGGAAAGATATCCTCGGTCCGCTTTGCGCGCGAACGTGACGTGCCGTTCTTCGGCATTTGCCTGGGCATGCAGATGGCGTGCATCGAGGCGGCGCGCAACACGTCGGGAATTGCCGCTGCATCCACCACCGAGTTCGGCTCGACCGACGAACCGATTGTCGGCCTGATCACCGAATGGATGGGCGAATCGGGTCTGCAGAAGCGCAGTGCCGAGGGTGACCTTGGCGGCACGATGCGGCTGGGCGCGTTTCCGGCCAGGCTTTCGGGCAATAGCCGGGTGCGGGGCATCTATGGCAGCGACATGATCAGCGAGCGCCACCGGCACCGCTACGAGGTCAACACCGCCTATCATGACCGTCTCGAAAAGGGTGGTCTGGTGTTTTCGGGCATGTCGCCCGATGGCGTGCTGCCCGAGATCGTCGAGCGGCCCGACCACAGCTGGTTCGTAGGGGTGCAGTATCACCCCGAGCTCAAGAGCAAGCCGTTCGATCCGCACCCGCTGTTCGCCAGCTTCATCGAAGCGGCCGTGGCGCAAAGTCGCCTCGTCTGA